A genomic stretch from Helianthus annuus cultivar XRQ/B chromosome 1, HanXRQr2.0-SUNRISE, whole genome shotgun sequence includes:
- the LOC110873222 gene encoding uncharacterized protein At1g10890 yields the protein MPRSISRSPSSYRRRYSPSPVSRRRRRDRSRSPYTTTHSRRRSRSSSPRRRRSRSPVSRHKKSRSPTPRRHRRRRSRTASVSPAESPSPSTTSAERKNALAKSRKELEEKKRAEQEMELKILEEETAKRIEEAIRAKVEEKLESDEVKLEIERRVEEGHKKLFDDVVAQLEREKQAALTEARQKEEKARREREELDRMLEENRRRVEEAQRREALELQRKEEERHRELELIQRQKEEAARRKKLEDEQELIKLSAKLKSR from the exons ATGCCTCGAAGCATTTCGAGGTCACCGTCGTCTTACCGCCGGAGATACTCGCCGTCCCCGGTCAGTCGCCGCCGCCGGAGAGATCGGAGCCGTTCTCCTTACACCACTACTCACAGCAG GCGAAGAAGTCGTTCTAGTTCCCCTCGTCGCCGCAGAAGTCGATCACCGGTTTCTAGACACAAGAAAAGTCGGTCTCCAACACCTAGGCGCCACAGAAGGAGAAGAAGCAGGACTGCTTCAGTAAGTCCGGCTGAGTCTCCGAGCCCGAGTACTACGTCTGCTGAACGTAAAAATGCCCTTGCTAAATCAAGAAAGGAATTGGAAGAAAAGAAAAG GGCTGAACAGGAGATGGAGCTGAAAATATTAGAAGAGGAGACAGCGAAGAGAATAGAAGAAGCAATCCGAGCAAAAGTAGAGGAGAAACTGGAGTCAGATGAAGTCAAACTAGAAATAGAAAGAAGAGTCGAAGAAGGCCACAAGAAACTTTTTGATGATGTGGTGGCTCAACTTGAACGAGAGAAACAAGCAGCCCTTACTGAAGCAAGACAGAAAGAG GAGAAagcgagaagagagagagaagagctGGATAGAATGTTGGAAGAGAATAGAAGACGTGTAGAAGAAGCTCAAAGAAGAGAAGCGCTTGAGCTTCAAAGAAAAGAGGAAGAAAGACACAGGGAGCTTGAACTGATTCAACGACAAAAAGAAGAGGCTGCTAGAAGAAAGAAACTTGAAGATGAGCAAGAACTCATCAAGCTTTCAGCGAAACTTAAATCGCGATAA